GTTAAAAGGTTGTCAAAATATCTATGATTTGCATAAGGCTAATTTATTTAATAAGTACCACTGATAAAGGAATAACAAAAGACCAATACACGGTACACAGTTCATAGACCATAGGGACCTTACCAAGAATTAAAGCTTCCACTTCCAGGAAGGTCAGCACCACAGAAAAACTTCACTTCAGAAATCATTATCATCCTATTCATACAGAAAATGTTCACACAGATAAGAAACAATGTTACAATGACAATCCAGACAAAAGAAATAGTGTTCATTTAATCTGATCAGCAAAGACTAACCTCGTTCTCAGGAGGGAATGCACTATGCAGGAAATCTTCATCCTCAGAATAAAGCTTCAGATTCTTGGTCTTGAGTAGGTACTCAACCTCATCCTCCTCAAAACCAACCAGGAATCCAACCTTGAGAAGCTCGGTGAGAGATGGAATCAGATCAACTCTCATATAACAGTCCTTGAGCAATTTCCTCGCAAAAGCATGGCGCGAATTCCATCCTAGTCGTCGTCCTTCCATGAGGCCCCTCAGATTTCTGCATGTACAGCTTGCGGTTCTCTTTTTCCCACATGAACATCCGCCGTCCTTTAACTGTCACAGTTCTTCCCAATTATAGCTTTACTTGGTAGCTCACACTGATAGGTTCAATCATCTCAAGCACCGTCATACCAAGTAGGTAAGAAGCCATTTGGTACCTCTTGTCAGTGCCAATTTCGAGAGCAGGGTTGGCAAGGAAACCAAGGATTATTCTGACCAAGCCTGGTGTTACCATAGCATCTCTTGCCTCTACTACTTGGAAGCGATTCTTGTTCAAAACATGGGTTTCATCTTTTGTGACAGCCTTGGAGATTGCTCGAACACCAAGTGCCATGTAGATAGTGTCCATCTGAGCTCGAGAGGTGAATGACAGCCCAGTTGGATACCAAACAAAAAGTGGCTCTGAAGAGAACTGATCAAATAAATGTTTCAGGAGGAGATCATCTGGAACAAAGACAAAATAAGGTTACTACTGATAGTGTCACTAGTGTTCTCACTAGTGTTCCCAGAGTCACTACTGATATGCAGTCCAATATAAGGGCTAACATCATTGGTGATATTAGGCATCTGAGGTCCTTCCACAGTGGATAGGCATGACAAGACAAATAAATGTCACTACTATAAATGTTTTAGGAGTCATCATCTGAGAGTGGTCGTAGCTGGTAAATAACACCGGTGGCAACTTCTGATTTACGTGTAGTTTTGATTACTATACTTCCTCTGTCATTCTCAACCAAAGCCAATCCTATATTCTTCCAATCTCTCGTCTCCCATACATCGTCGATAACAATAAAATATCTGCATGTCAAGAGCCTCTGTTAGTAAAATATGTCTAAGCCATCTACAAAACAAGGAGTTATTATGACTAGATGAaggatttaaaaaaatcatcatTTCAAAGAATTACATTGTACATTTTGACCGATCGATAATAAGTTAACAACATTCGTAATAATTAGTTAAGGTTTTAAGTAAGATCCAAAGATATATGCATGAAATGGTAAGCAtacatggttttaaatagcgggctatgatAAATAACGGCATATTTTTTCCGAGGCTAAgaggctatagcgggctatgacAAATAGCGGTTTACCACTGAAGCATGGAAAATACAAGTAATAGATGCACAAAAACATAGTAATTAGGGAATTTcataaacataaatatatttCTAGGGCTACAGGAACATTATTTATGTTGACaatacaacaaaattaatacaatcaaatattcagttgtcAAAACGACCAAAGGAGTAGCACCGAGCTAAGTATAAGGCTATAGCGGCGCTAAAGCTATGCCATTTAGCACAGCTATAGCCCAATTAGCTTCCATAGCTGCCATAGTGACACAAATACAAATAGCATAGCGGAGACTCTCTAAGAAGGCTATAGCGGGGCTATAGTggggctatagcccgctatttaaaaccatgtaaGCATACCAAACTTGGCACTGTTGGGTTGTTGGCACCGGTGTAACAAAATAATTCTATACTGCACTAATGATAGAATTACAGTGGAAAATACACTCTTAATTTGCAGCACAGAGTATCAAAAAATGGCTAATAATTCATACCTCTTGCTTTGGAGGAAATCTTTGAGTTCGTTGATGAGCTGCCTTACGTCCAATATATCATATTTCGGCTCCCTGAATTCTTTCTTGTCAAGATCTATAAGAATGTCTCTTAGGACTTTCTTCACATCAGGATTTCgaccaaccggaacaaaagccCCACAATCAAATTGCGATTTAAGCTCATCATACATTGCTTTGGCAAGAGTTGTCTTGCCCAATCCTCCAACTCCGACAACTGAAACTATCTTCATCTTCTCATGGGACACCTCATTCCCCTGGGGCGACGAAAGCATTGATAGGAGCTCACCTCTTGACTTATCAATACCAATGAGCGGAGTCACCTCTTTGTACATAGCCTCAAGACGAGGATCAATTGCCGAAGTGTCAGCAGGTTTGGCCACAATCTCGTTGATTTTGCACCTGTCGCGCCGGTCAGCCACCTCCTGGAGTTGCTTCTTGATGTCTTCTATGGCACTAGAAATGTCATGGCGAGCCTTGGCTTTGCCGAACAGGCCACCCAACTTCTTCAGGGCGCGTTTGAGCCTGCTCTGGTCAGCGGGCTCAGAACCCTGGACACACACGAGGAAGGTGTCGAGCAGGTCTTCTATGTCGTAGGACGCCTCCCTCATCTGACGAGCCCAGACCTTGACCTGCTCGTGATGCCGATCCCAGGGCACTTGTGCCACCTGGTCAAGGGCAGGCTTGATGCTCTCCAGCTCCTGATCGAGGAACTCGAGTTTCTTCCTCACATCCTTCTGCAGCTCGTATTCACCTTTGAGCAGCTGGTACAGCTTGGGGGCGAGGTTGCCCATCGCCCCCATCACCAGATCCATGATtgccgccggtgagctccctCAAGATTGCTGTGGTAGCGTGTGGGTGTGGGGGTTGAAGAAGCGCTAGTGCTTCTGTATTACTGTATATGTCTATTGTTTGATGGCTTGCCTCACCTCCTCGGGATTCTTCGTTTGTCAACATGGGGGGTGTCGGAGGAGGCCTGCATGTCTCGTGTTACTTTGAGCTTATACTACTCCTAATGGGGGgaatttaatttttatttaagATGCCAAGTGCACTGGCCATCATGGCGCCGTATAGATTTACGGGCCTCGGTGTGCTTATTCACATGGCCTCCTTGCATGGGTCGCCAGGCTACTTCGTACAAtacaacaagaaaaaaaatgcagttGGAACTCCGGTTAGTTAACCACATCCTTGGATGGTGAACTCTCAAGACTGGCCACTCTACCTATATTTACTAtaggaaaaaaaatccaaattaCTACCCTCAACTATGGCCAAAGTCCGAATTACCCCCCAAACTATTTTTTTGGTTTAGTTTGCCCTCTAAACTATATCATTTGGTTCAATATATACCCCTAACacattttatcttttttgtttctccatgcaCAAGTGGAATCTTAAGTTAAAATTTTGTGAGATGTGGTAGACATCATGAAATATGTTTAAAAATATGCATCATGTTTTTTCATCAGCGTCTTGACGGGGTAgtgcatttaataataaattaatcattgaaatataaatttatatgaaaaataatgataaaaattcACAATATATTTTTTGACATTCTTTGTGATGTATACTACCACcttgtaaaattttaatttaaaattccaCTTGTGCatagagaaataaaaaagacgaatTCAattagggggtaaattgaaccaagtgaTGATATAGTTTACTATATCTACTTGCTTGCTGTGCGGTAGGTGTGGTGTATTGAAGCTTTTTTTTTATAAGGTAGTGTATTGAAACTTAGTTCTCTGCTATTGTATATTGAAGCATTGGCCCGGCCATGTGATACTGAAGCATTGGGTCGGCCATGTGAACTTCGTTTGTCTCAACTCTTCTCGTGATTCTTCAATTTGAACTAGCCATGTGACCATGTTGTCGTGCATGTGCCAGCAGGAACGCACGGCACTGGTACGACACGGCTCATGTTTAGTATGAAAAAAATTAGCCATCACTGCACATGTCCAATGCCTCATCTCAAGTGTTGCATCCAAGGGCTTTGCTACGGTACACCGAAATGAATGTGGACTGTTGATCTAATGTCATATTACCTCTTAGGAGGTAATActtttaatatttattttatagaTTTTAATTAGAAAATAGAGAATTAGATCTACCGTATATTGCATGCATGATTCGTTGCCCCTCCCAGTGGGAAAAAAAAGTTGAGATCTCAGattcctgtttttttttccaccTGATGTGCCGGCTATGGGAATTAGATTGAGAAAAGAAACATTATTTCCCCCTCCAATCACGTAACATACCCATGAGCACATTGCAAGTAAATttactttttttcttcttcttttgccaTCTCGTTACATGACATTTTGATAATCATATCTTTTGACATGGATTtgctagaaaaaaaaagtggcaTGCCGTGTGATCTAAATATGTAATAGATCTTATAATAGATATGAGATGGGTCAGTTGTAATaatactattttttttcctcATGGACGTACATGAAACGtgtaacaccccccccccctctccccaAAATGAGGTAACGTGACATTTTTTTACACCCCGGGCCCCTCCCCAACATGAGGTGGAGTCCATCTCAAAATTTCGATGAAATTTGAAGACTCCGTATACAACATCACATCTGATTCTGACGATGCACTAgcgctttcaaaaaaaaatataacaggCATCTCCCACTTAATTTCCCTGATCCAAAATTATCTCAAGGCAGCCTTCCAAGAAATGTGCATTTGTTGTTGTCGGTTACAACCAATCTGAAACaaactgcatgcatgcatgcagatgaGACGCGTGATTATAGCAATTATCAGctttaattaattattttgtcTCTCTTGAAATTGGCTCAGATTTTTTTGTTATCTTATGGGTGTACCGTAGCAAAGCCCAAACTGTTATCATCGGCATGGACAAGTGCTCAGTAAAAAAATTATTCTCATATGTATATCGGCATGCACAAGTGCTTAGTAAAAAAATCTTTCTCAGATGTATCTCACACAATTGGCATCGAAGCAACAAATAAGTCGTACATAGTCACCAGAGTAAGGGAGGAGGGGACGCAGGAACAAACAAAGGAAGGGAAGATGGGCCCTTTTTAACCATAACCTGTAGACCAAACCGAATTGTCAGTTTTTCCTGCACCAAATTCTACCAGCAATGATATGTTATAAAGAAACTCAAGTGATAGAAGGTTCAGAAGGTAATTCATGCTCCAAGTGTATTCAATACCGGAAAAAGGATTAACAAAGATACAATGTCATACATCATAGCAATTGCCAGAAGCCAAGCTGCAATATGCTGATAAAGAGAAACATAGCAGCAATATAGTAATTAATCTTGATACCACATAAAGCTGATACAGGTGCAAGAAAATATATAAACAAGCAACCAAAATAAACTTTGGAACAAGAAAGATCACCGGGTTATATCTGGTGTTCCCTGGGAAAGCTTTTTACAGTTGCATCCCATGAACGTGCATTGAGAAAGACGATTATCAATGAAAGAGCAACATAATGCTTCCTAGAACAAAGCTATATTCATGTTTTATGATATATCTTCAGCAACAGAGACGGTTATCAATGAGTTTTCGCTCAATTGTGCATGAATTGCATCTACGATTAAGCAGAATTTAAGATCAGGATGAAGTGCAGAGGGGCACCAAAAGAAGTGAAAATTATTGGGTCCTTACTATCAGTTTTCTTTATTGACAGTAGGCTCATGTCCAAATAAAAACTAAGACATGGATCCACAATATAATTCAGATAAGTACCAGATGGATATGCAGAGATCATGCATAAACATGTTCAGAACAAGAAAGATGCCAAACTTTTTGAGCCATATGGAGAATATGTTCAGTCAACAAACAAATGTTCTCAACAGAACATGCAAACTTTTTGAGCCATATAGAGAATACTTTCAATACAGGTCAAATGCTTATTTTGTAGCCTATACAAGCACAGGTTTAGAGTATATACACCTTCGCATATAGCA
This genomic interval from Panicum virgatum strain AP13 chromosome 8K, P.virgatum_v5, whole genome shotgun sequence contains the following:
- the LOC120644438 gene encoding disease resistance protein RGA5-like; its protein translation is MDLVMGAMGNLAPKLYQLLKGEYELQKDVRKKLEFLDQELESIKPALDQVAQVPWDRHHEQVKVWARQMREASYDIEDLLDTFLVCVQGSEPADQSRLKRALKKLGGLFGKAKARHDISSAIEDIKKQLQEVADRRDRCKINEIVAKPADTSAIDPRLEAMYKEVTPLIGIDKSRGELLSMLSSPQGNEVSHEKMKIVSVVGVGGLGKTTLAKAMYDELKSQFDCGAFVPVGRNPDVKKVLRDILIDLDKKEFREPKYDILDVRQLINELKDFLQSKRYFIVIDDVWETRDWKNIGLALVENDRGSIVIKTTRKSEVATGVIYQLRPLSDDDS